DNA from Myxococcus guangdongensis:
TGGCACGGCACTTCGCGGATGCAGGGCGCGCAAGTCGTGGTGTCTCCGGACCACGGCTCACGTCACGGGTCGTCGGACATCTCGTCGAGTTGCCCTTGGGCCACTTCGAGATGGTGCGGGACCCGCTCAACCGCGAGCACGTCCCGCAGCACACGGCCCCGGCGCTCGGGGCCTATCTGGCGGCGGTCCTGGTGCGGCGGTTGGGTGGCACGTGGGTGCCACGGCAGACGCGGGAGGAGTCCCAGGTTCGAGTGGGCAAGCGCGTCTGGCGCCCCTTCCTCCGCGCCCGTCGGTACATGCAGTCCCGCCAGTCCCTGCTGAACTACTCGCTCACCCAGTTCTTCCGTGAGGCGGAGCGACACCAGTCCTGAGTCGATATCTCCATCTCGCGACAACCATTCCCGGGCCAATGGCGCCTGCTTCAACGGGATGTGCCTCTGCTACATCGATGACTGACACCCCGTGTCGCTGGAACGACCGCGCCCACCGCGGGCCCTCTGCGCGAGGACCCGGGTGGGCGTCGGTGACATCAGCGTCCGGCGTCTCGGTTCACGGCGCCGGCAGCGGACTGAAGCTGGCATCGTTCGGAGAAGAGACGCTCCAGGTGTTCACGCGGGTGTTGATGACTCGGTACGAAAGGGAACTCTCCCACTCTCCAATGAGGATGAGGAAGGAGGGCGTGGTGAGCACCCGGCCCCGGATGGTGCGCTCGAGAGGCGTCGTCTCCTGGGTCTTCAAGCCGAGCCAGGTGTAAGCAGGCATCGTCGTGGACACAGGCGGCGTGAACGACACCCCCGTGACGGGGAGCGTGGGCGTGGCGAGCGTCGCGCCCGTGAACAGCGGCGTGAAGACGTCCCGGCTGGAGCCATCCGCCTGGAACGAATAGGCACCGAAGTCGAGCGGGCTGGGCGAGTTGGCGGAGCACGGGATGAAGCGCAGGAAGGGAGACTGCGCGCTCTCCGTGGCGAACTCGTCCTTCACGAGGGTGAGCGTGGGCGCGCCGGCAATCCGGCCACACAGCACTCCCAGATAGCGACGCCCCGCCTCCAGCGGACCGGTGGTCGCGCCCTCCAGCACCGCCTGCCCGGGCTGCCCGTTCACCGTGACCCGAAGCGGGAACCCCGTGTCGGACACCGGCAGGTCCGCCACCTTCGGCGCGGTGCCATACGCCAGGGAGGCCGCGATGTTCGACGAACCGCGGATGACCTGGAGCGACTGCTGCGTCCCACCGCCGGCCGCCGGCAGCAAGCCATGGAAGAAGTACACGAGCGGGCCACGCTGGAAGCGCGCGAACGCATCCTGCTTCGCGGTGACGATGAGCAACGCGGGAGAGGCCTCGTCCGAGAGCGTGCGACGGTCCTCACCCGTGTTGATGGCGTAGTACGCCTTGCCGTCCTCGAACGTCCCTTCCGGCAGCGAGTAGAACAACCAACCACTCTGCGCGGGCGCGAAGGTGGGCGAGGTTCCGATGATGGCCACGCGCGGCGTCTTGGAGGGGACCAGGAAGCCTTGCTCGACGGGGTCCGCCGAATACGGGTCCACGCTGTTGTCGTCATAGGGCCTGCCCGTCTCGTCCGCGAAGCGGCGCTTCGCCGTGGCGGAGACGACCCGGTCCGCGGACATGAAGCGCACTCGCACCTCTCCCTCCGGTGCGGCGGCGGCCAGGGCGTTGTCCCTCAACACCACGAGCCTCGGATGGTCCGGGCGCGCTTGCCCGACCTGGAGCAGCGAGCCAGCCCCCACCACGGTCACCCAGTCGCCATCCGCCAGGGAGATGTCCACCGGCACCACGAGGTCCGGAGCCTCCGACGTGCCCTCCGCGTCCCGAGCAACCATCCGCATGCTCTGGGTGGGCCCCGTCAGGAGGACCTCCCGGAACTCCGACACCGCCGCCGCGCCCGCCCTCATCGACCGGAAGAACTCCACGTCATCCACGCGCAAGGTGACGCGGAATGGATCCCACAGCTTGTCCACCGTGTCCGCCGGATTCCCCTTGAACCCCACGAAGGCGTTGATGAAACGCACGTGCGCTCGATAGGTGGGGGGCGGCTCACCACAACCTCCATCCGGCGAGGCAGGGCCACCGTCACACGTGTTCGTCGGAGGCCCGCCGCAGCCACCGTCCGGCAGCACGGGGCCGCCATCGCACGTGTTCGTCGGGGGCTCACCGCAACCCCCATCCGGTAGCACGGGACCGCCATCACACGTGTTCGTCGGCGGCATGCCGCAACCCCCATCCGGCAGCACGGGCCCCCCGTCGCACGGATTCGTCGGAGGCAGGCCACAGCCACCATCCGGCAGGACAGGGCCACCGTCGCACGGCTTCGGCGGAAGCGGCTCTCCACAGCCTCCATCCGCCAGGACACGCCCGCCATCGCAGCGCGCGACCGACCCAGCGTCCGACGGCCCTTCGTCATCTCCACAACCGGTGACCCCCGCCGCGAGGGCGAGCCCCACCATCAACAGCCACGAACCCAGGACGTTTCTCTTCACGTTGACGCTCCGGAGGAATCGACTCGCTGAAGGACTCACAGGGACGCCCTGCTTCATGGCTTCACCTGTCGCTCGCACTCGGTCCGCAGGGGATAGATGCCAGCTGTGCCCTTGGACAGCTCGTCGCGCAGGTAGAAGTACGCCATCACGCCCACGTTGAATTGCGCGTGCTGGAGCCACTCCCCCAGGGCCGGCTCCTGCCCCGCCCGGACCGCCGCCGTCAGCGGGTTGTCGAGCGAGCAGACCTCTTCCCACATGCGCACGCCGCCAATGGCGTTGCGGTTT
Protein-coding regions in this window:
- a CDS encoding DUF2379 family protein, yielding MLRDVLAVERVPHHLEVAQGQLDEMSDDP
- a CDS encoding DUF4397 domain-containing protein; the encoded protein is MKRNVLGSWLLMVGLALAAGVTGCGDDEGPSDAGSVARCDGGRVLADGGCGEPLPPKPCDGGPVLPDGGCGLPPTNPCDGGPVLPDGGCGMPPTNTCDGGPVLPDGGCGEPPTNTCDGGPVLPDGGCGGPPTNTCDGGPASPDGGCGEPPPTYRAHVRFINAFVGFKGNPADTVDKLWDPFRVTLRVDDVEFFRSMRAGAAAVSEFREVLLTGPTQSMRMVARDAEGTSEAPDLVVPVDISLADGDWVTVVGAGSLLQVGQARPDHPRLVVLRDNALAAAAPEGEVRVRFMSADRVVSATAKRRFADETGRPYDDNSVDPYSADPVEQGFLVPSKTPRVAIIGTSPTFAPAQSGWLFYSLPEGTFEDGKAYYAINTGEDRRTLSDEASPALLIVTAKQDAFARFQRGPLVYFFHGLLPAAGGGTQQSLQVIRGSSNIAASLAYGTAPKVADLPVSDTGFPLRVTVNGQPGQAVLEGATTGPLEAGRRYLGVLCGRIAGAPTLTLVKDEFATESAQSPFLRFIPCSANSPSPLDFGAYSFQADGSSRDVFTPLFTGATLATPTLPVTGVSFTPPVSTTMPAYTWLGLKTQETTPLERTIRGRVLTTPSFLILIGEWESSLSYRVINTRVNTWSVSSPNDASFSPLPAP